GGTGACCGAGCAGCGGTCGTCCACGGCGATGGGGCCCACGAAGCCGTCGCCTCCCTCCACCGCAGCCAGGGCGAGCTGGTTGCGCTCGGCGTCGTGCACCCAGAGCGCGGCGCGGCTGGCGCCCAGGATGCTGGCCACCTCGGTGATGATGGTTCCCGCCGCCTGCTCCAGCGAGATGATGGAGCCCAGGATCTCGCTGATGGAGTAGAGGAGGTTGATCTCCTCGTAGCGCTCGGAGATCTCGCGGCTGAACGAGCGGATCTCGTCGTCGTGGCGCAGCACCCTGGCCAGCGTGGACGCCAGGAAGCGCGCCGCCCCTTCGGTGGCCGCCGGGTCGGCGCCGGGGAGCTCCAGCCGGTACTCGGTTCCCGGCACCTCGGCGGTGGCGGCGCCGGGTGCGGTGGCGCCGTCGGCCTCGGAGCCCATCACCACGCGCCACGCGTCACCCGCGCGGGCCCACACGCGCACGTCCTCGCCCCACGCGCGGCGGAGGTCGTCCAGCACCTCGCGGGCGGGGCGGGCCAGCGCGGGGGCGGTGGCGGCGGCAGGCATCGGGGTCAGGAGGCGCGTGACAGCGGCTCGTGGCGGTACAGCACCAGGCGCACGCAGTTGCCGCACCCGGCGAAGTCCACCTCGTCCATCAGCTCGCGGATCAGGAAGATGCCGCGGCCGCCGGGCTCCTCCAGGTTCTCGGGAAGGGTGGGGTCGGGAATGGAGCCGGGGTCAAAGCCGTTCCCCTGGTCGTGCACGACCACGGTCACGTGCTCCAGACGCAGGTCCACCTCCACGCGCACCTTCTTGGCGGGGTCGCGGCCGTTGCCGTAGATCATGGCGTTGGCCAGGGCCTCGGACACGCCCACGCGGAAGTTCAGCGTGAGCCGCGAGCCCTCGTAGCCGTAGTCGCGCAGGCGGGTGGCCAGGTAGCCGATGGCGCCGTCGATCAGGCGCAGGTCGCTGGGAAGCTCCAGCGCGAACTGGGTTCCGTCGCGCCCCTGCCGGTGGGTGGCGCCGCTCTGGTGGTGCTCCATGCGGCTCAGCGGAGTACCGTCGGATGAGGATGGGCCGGGCACCCGCCCGCGGCGCGGTGCGCCCCCCCCGTGGGGGGCACAGCCTGCGCGCGGTGCGTGTGCACGGCCCGCGCGGCGTTCAGAACGCGGACAGCGCGGCGTCGCGCGAGTCGGCGATGTTGAAGAGGGTGTCGAGCTTGGTCAGCTCGAACAGGGTGCGCAGGTCCTCGTTCAGGTTGGCCAGCCGCAGCTCGCCGCTCTGCTCGCGGATCTTCTTCGACAGGCTGACCAGCACGCCCAGCCCGGAGGAGTCGATGTAGCCGGTGTTGGTGAAGTCGATCAGGAACTTGCGCTCCCCGCCCTCGAGCTCGTCGAGCACCTTCTGCTTCAGCTCCTGGCGGTTGCCCACGATGAGCTGGCCATCGACGTCCACCACCACCACACCGTTCTGCTTGCTCGTTCGGAAGCTCATGGCTCCTCTGGCCCATTGGCTGGTTTGTCGTCCGACCCGCAATCCGGGGCCAGCCGGGGCAACGACTGTGCCACCTGCGGCCCATGCGTACGCGCTCCTGCGAAGCTACGCGCGCGCATCCGCCAGCGCAAACGATCCGTAAGGGATGGAGATGGGGTGGGGATGATGATGGGGATGGCGATGACCGGCGCCCCCGCTCGTGATCTGCGGATCGATGGGGACGGACAGGGACGATGGAGATCGGCGGGCGTTGGCGCGGGGCTCGGGCACCGCGCCCTCTCCGGCCGGCCGAGGCCGTCCACCTCTCCCGTACCGGGAGAGGTGGCTCGCGGCGATCTGCGTGGATCGGCGGCATCTTGCCCGCCCGGCTGGGCCGCAGCGCGAGGGCCGCATCGATCGACGCGAGAATGTTTCCGAAGGGCCGCGGTGCTGGAGAGCCACCCCCTCCCGGAACGGGAGGGGGTCGCGCCCTCCGGCGCGGGGGGAGGGCGGCGCGAGGCTGCGAACCACGCTCAGAGTTGGTGATCCGCGGCCGCTTCGAGTTGGGAACCCGCAGCCACTCAGAGTTCGTGGATTCGCAGCCGCAGCGTCACGCCGCCATGAGCGACGTCAGGCAGGCGGTGTTGACGATGTCCTCCACGGTGGCGCCGCGGGACAGGTCGTTGCAGGGTTTCGCGAGGCCCTGCAGCAGCGGGCCGATGGCCTCGGCGTGGGCCAGGCGCTGCACCAGCTTGTAGGCGATGTTGCCCGCGTCCAGATCGGGAAAGACGAGGATGTTGGCCTGGCCGGCGACGCGCGAGCCGGGCGCCTTCTTCGCGCCGATGGATTCGATGAGCGCCGCGTCCACCTGCAGCTCGCCGTCGGCGGCGATGTCGGGCGCCTTCTGGCGGAAGATGGCGAGCGCCTCGCGCACCTTGTCGATGCTCGGCCCCTGCGCGCTTCCCGCCGTAGAGTAGCTGAGGAAGGCGACCCGCGGCGCATCGCCCACGATGCGCGGTCGCGCCTCGGCGGCGGCGATGGCGATGTCGGCCAGCTGCCCGGCGGTGGGGTCGGGGACCACCGCGCCGTCGGTGAAGGTCAGCACCTCCGTCTCGCCCGAGCGGAACGGGGGGACGACCATGTAGAAGGAGGACGAGACGGTGCGGATCCCCGCCGCCGGGCCGACGCCGTACAGCGCGGCGCGGATCACGTCGCCCGTGGTGTTCGCCGCGCCGGAGACGGAGCCGTCCACGTGCCCCGCGCCCACCATCAGCGCGCCGTACAGCAGCGGATCGGCCACGGCGCGGAGGGCTTCTTCTTCCGTCATCCCCTTCGCCTTCCGCCGCTCGAACAGCCGCGCGGCCAGTTCCGCGCGCCGCGGGTCCGTCGCCGGATCGACCACCTCGACGTCCACCACGCCCAGGTCGTCCAGGTCCGCGCGCGTCAGGTCGCCGCCGATGACGAGGGGGATGGCGAGCCCGTCCGCCGCCACCCGCGCCACGGCTTCCAGCGTGCGCGCATCGTGGCCTTCGGGGAAGACGAGCTTGCGCAGCCGGTCCCGCGCGCGGCTACGGATGCTTGCGAGGAAATCCATCGACCGCTCTGTAGGCTCTTGATCTATGCTCCACCATCGCCGCGAAGCTGACGCGGCGCCGGCCGGAACGCAACGTCGCCCGATTCCGTGCCGGGCGGATCGGGCGAATTCCACTGGGTGTTTATCGAGCTATGCGGCGGGACCAATCCGGTATAGCCGGCCTGGCTCGATGTTGGGCAGGAGTTCGCGTAGTTCCGGCATCAGCGGCAGTAGCTCGATGATGCTGTTGGAGCGCGCTACCAATACGACCACCGCGACGGGCAGGTTGTCCGTATTTTGCTGGAATTCCATGTTGGAATCGACGGTCAGCAGCACGTCGAGCCATCTTCTGCTGCACGTCTTAGCAATGCGCCGTTCTTCGTACCTCCCCACCCCAACTCCGGGACCGTCCGGATCACGTGACCCGGGGGCTCGCGACGCAGTTTGCGCGGCGTGCATTCGTCAAGCGGCACGCGCACGGTCACTCAGCGCTTCTCGTGCCTCTTTCAGGGCCGCAATCGCCTGTTCGCGCGACACGGTCGGGAAGTCGTCCAGAAACTCGTCGAGCGGGAGGCCGCTTTCCAGGTAATCGATCAGCGTCTTCAGGGGGACGCGGGTTCCAACGAACACCGGAGTTCCGCCCAGGATGTCGGGATCTTTGTGGATCACGCTCGTCATCTGCATGACTTCACCTCCATTCAGGGAGCCTGCAGTAAGCTAATGTAGCCGGATCTGCACGAACAGCCGCCCGGCCGTTACGTCCAGACTCCCGGTGATCTGGCGCCGCCGAGCTTTGCGTGGATGCGGGCGAGGACGGCGGGGGAGACGAAGGGGGCGACGTCGCCGCCCAGCGTGGCGATCTGGCGGATGAGCGTGGCCGAGACGAAGGCGTGCGCCGGGTCGGGCGCCAGGAAGACGGTGTCGAGCTCCGGCAGCAGGCGGCGGTTCATCAGCGCCATCTGCATCTCGTACTCGAAGTCGCCCACGGTGCGCAGGCCCTTCACCACCAGCCCGGCGCCGCGCGAACGGGCGAAATCCACCAGCAGCCCCTGGAACGCTGCCGCTTCGACGCGCGGCTCGTCCGCGAACACCTCGCGGATCAGCGCCACGCGCTCGTCGACCGTGAACATCCCCTGCTTCTGCGACTGCGCGGAGTGGCCGACGGCGACGATCACCCGGTCGGCCAGCGCCAGCGCGCGGCGGACGATGTCTTCGTGGCCCAGGGTGATGGGGTCGAACGAGCCGGGGACGAGCGCGATGCGGTCGCTCATTCGGGGGCGGGGATGAAGGTGAGCCAGGTGTCGCCGTAGCGGCGGCTGCGCGCGCCCGGCAGGTCGGGAAGCACGTCGTCCTTGCCGTGCTCGATGCAGAGCAGCGCCGCGAACGGCGCCGCGGCGAACGCCTCGGCCAGCTGCCGCGCGAACCCCTTCCCGTACGGCGGGTCGGCGAGGGCGAGATCGTAGGCGCCCGGCCCGAGCGCGGCGGCGAACTTCACCGCGTCGGTGCGGAAGACGTCCACGCGGTCGGCGGCGTCCAGCGCCTTCACGTTGGCCTTCAGCGCGGCGAGCGCCTTCGCGTCCTGCTCCACGAAGGTGCAGTGCGACGCGCCGCGGCTGAGCGCCTCCAGCCCCAGCGCGCCGGAGCCCGCGAACAGGTCCAGCACCCGCGCGCCGCCGAGCCCGGGCGAGACGATGCTCATCCACGCCTCGCGCACGCGGTCGGTGGTCGGCCGCGTCCCCCGCCCCGGCGGCGCCTGGATGGTGCGCCCGCCCCACGTCCCCGCCACGATCCGCATCCAGGCTCCCGATCGGTCTCGATGCAGTGATGCACAGATGCCATGCAGATCTGCAAGATCGCGGACAAACTAAGCCCCTCGCCCGGTTGCGGGAGAGGGGCACGGGTTGTGGCATGCACATCGGCGGCGAATCAGGCCGGCGGCGGCTCGGCGCCGGGCGATTGCACGAACCACTTCTGCAACTCCAGGAAGCGCTCGAAGGTGGCGAACGCATCGTCGGGCGCGCATTCGCGCGTCCAGCGGCGCGGCTCGTCGAAGGCCTCGATGTACTCGAAGGCGATGCGGCCCCCGGGCGTCTGCTCGATGCGCAGGACGTTCGCGGTGCGGCTCACCTCGGGCGTCTGCGAGACGAACAGCGTGAGGTGCGAGGTCTGCCCGAACACGCCGGAGACGTACGGCGACGCGATGATCTGCTCGACCAGCCGGTGCATCGCCGGCTGCCGGCCATCATCGTACCGTCCGGCGATCGCCGCCCACGAATGCGCCGGGTAGCCGGGAGGGAGGTGGCTGAGCGGCCGGCGCAGGCCGGGCCAGGTCTGCGTCTCGCCTTCGCTCACTGCGCGGGCCTCAGGTCCACGATCTTGGCCTGCAGCGAGGCGCGGCCGTTGTAATGGTTCTCTTCCAGCCGGAAGGCGACGTCCAGCGGCCCGCCGGCGACCCAGGGCTCGCGGCCGCGCTCCGCCATCCCGAAGCCGATGGCGTCCATCGTCCGCCCCTGCGCGCCCAGGGTGAGCTTCAGGTGCTTCTCGCCGACGACGCGCGGATCGCCGACCACGCCCACGCGGCGCGCGGCGAACACCGGCGTGGCGTTCCCCATTCCGAACGGGCCGGCGTGGCGGAGCATGCGCGCCAGGTTCTCGTCGGCGTGGTGAAGCTCCACCTCCAGGTCGATCCTCACCTCGGGGATCAGCCGGTCGGGGTCCAGCACGCTGTGCGCGTGGGCGTTGAAGTCCGCGCGGAAGGCGTCTACCCGGTCGGGGCGGATGCTGCATCCCGCCGCCATCCGGTGCCCGCCGAAGCGCGCCAGGTGCCCGGAGCAGGCGCGCATCGCCTCGTACAGGTGGAAGCCGGGAATGGAGCGCGCGCTCCCCTTTCCATCCTCATCCCCCTTGAGCGCGATCAGCACGGTGGGCCGGTGGATGCGCTCGACCACGCGCGAGGCCACGATCCCGATCACCCCCGGGTGCCAGTCCTGCTCGGCGAGCACCACGCCCCAGTCGCGCGCGGGGTCGAAGGTGCGCTCCAGCACCTGCATCGCCTGCTTCAGCGTCTCGCCGTCCACGCTCTGGCGCCAGCGGTTCTCCGTCTCCAGCTGTAGCGCGATCTCGTGCGCCTCGCGGTCGTCGTCGGTCAGCAGCAGGCGCACGCCGCGCAGCGCCTCGCCCATGCGGCCCACGGCGTTGATGCGGGGGGCCAGCACGTAGCCGACCTGCGACGCGCTGACGTCGCCCTTGTCCAGCAGCCCGGTGATCTTCAGCAGCGCGCGCAGCCCCGGGTTGGGCGTCTGGGGCAGCACCTTCAGCCCCCAGCGCACCAGCGCGCGGTTCTCGCCGGTGAGCGGCGCCAGGTCGGCGATGGTGGCGACGGCGACCAGATCGAGGAAAGCGTGCAGCCGGGCGCGGGGGAAGGCGAGCGCGTCCGCCACCGCGCAACAGACCTTGTACGCCACGCCCACGCCGGCCAGCGACTTGTCGGGATACGGACAGTCGGCGCGGTTGGGGTTCACCACCGCGACGCAGGCGGGGAGCGTGGGGCCGGGGGTGTGGTGGTCGGTGACGATGACGTCGATGCCGAGCGAGCAGGCCCGCTCCACCGCGTCGTGCGCCACGATGCCGCAGTCGCCGGTGAGGATGAGCGCGGCGCCGATGCGCTGCGCCTCGCGGATCCCGGCGTCGGACAGGTCGTAGCCGTCCTGCAGGCGGTGGGGGACGAAGGGCAGCGCCTTCGCCCCCATCATCCCCAGCGCGCGGACGAAGAGCGCGGTGGAGCAGATCCCGTCCACGTCGTAGTCGCCGTGCACCAGGACGGTCTCGCCGGCGCGGATCGCGCGGACGATGCGCTCCACCGCGTCGCCCATTCCCGCAAGCGACTGCGGCGCATGGATCTGCCCCTCGTGCGGGCGCAGGAACTCGCGCACCGAGTCCGGCTCGCCGAAGCCGCGCTGCACCAGCAGCCGGCAGAGCGCGGGCGGCAGGCGAAGCTCGCGCGAAAGGCGGTCCACGCGGGCGGCGTCGGGGGCGGCGGGAAAGACCCAGCGGCGGGTCGCCTGGAGGGGGGGCTGCATGGAGTGAAAGCTACTCACGCGCCTCGCCCGGTTCAAGCCGTGGACACAACCGGTTGGGGGAGATGTGGATGGCGGATACAAGAAGATGGACGGGCGGGGAGTCGGGGCGCTCCATCTCCGGAGAATTGAGATTCCCGCGCTCGCCGAGGCTGAGAAGGCGAATGAATTCGCGGCAACAACTGCCCCAAGCCCGCCTTCGCGGACTCCCTCTCCGGCATCCCGGCGTATCACCGGCACACCGGAGTCCGCGGTGAGATGAACCGCGCAGGCGCCGCCGCCGGCGGCCGGGGCGACCCACGCTCGATCAGGTTGAATCCGCCCCGAACACTCAGTGGGCGAAGATGAAGACGACGCCGGCGAGGAGGAAGAGGACGATGAGGCCCAGCAGGATCCCCATGCGCGGGCTGGGGCGCGAGGGGGGGATGCGGGGCGGCTCCTGCTTCACGGGCTGGGACCCGCCCTCGAAGGGCGGCTCGCGGTCGGTTGCCACGTCGTTCTCCATCTCCACCGGTTGATCCATCGTTCGGGCGGCGGGGGATGGCGCAACGGGCGTGCCGGGGGGTTCCAAAAGAAGTCCTAAGTCCTAAGTCCCAAGTCCTAAGTGACTTCAGTGGTTGAGACATCGATCGGCCTCAGCACTCAGCACTCAGCACTCAGCACTCAGCACTCAGCACTCAGCACTCAGCACTCAGCACTCAGCACTCAGCACTCAGCACTCAGGACTTAGGACTTAGGACTTAGGACTTAGGACTAGAAGCTCGGGCAGCCGCGGAGATCGGGACCGCGATGCAACATCGCGCCGCACCGGAACGTAGAACCCTCCGGCTTGCCATCCGCCCCACCCGGGCCGATGTTGCCGCAGCCCAATCCACCGCCGCCGAACCCGACGCGTCTGCCTGATGAAGAAGTGCCGCTACTGCGCCGAGGAGATCCGGGACGAAGCCATCATCTGCCGCTACTGCGGCCGCTCGCAGGACGACCTCGCCCCCACCGGCGAGCCGTCGGCCGCGGCGGGTGCGGCCGCGGGTGCGTCGGCCGGCGCGCAGGCGGACGGGCGGAATCGGCTCCTCATCCCCCTGACGATCGTGGGTGCGGTGGTGGCTGCCGGGATCATCGCGCTGCTCACGCTGGGCGGCGGCGGGCGGCGCACCGCGGGCGCGGCGGGCGACTCCGTCGGCGACAGCCTGCGCCTGGTGCGCGACTCCTTCCCCGCGTTCGCCACGCTCCCCGGCGAGCGCGTGGCCGCGGCGGATCCCGACGAGCCCGCGCCGCCGCCCCCGCCGCCCCCGCCGCCGCCTCCCCCGCCGCCCGCGACCGGCGACGTGGTGGACGTGCCGGAACTGAAGATCGCCGCGGGGCAGTACCACTACTACGGCTTCGAGGTCGCCGACGAGCGCCCCTGCCGGCTGCGCGGCCGCATCGAGACCACCGCCGGCGGGCGCCACGACACCGACGTGATGGTGCTGGACCGCGACGGCTTCGCCAACTTCCAGTACAACCGCCGCTTCGCCACCGTCTTCGCCGCCCCGCGCACCGCGGCGGTCACGCTCGACGTGCCGCTTCCCGGGCCGGGGAGCTACTTCCTGGTCCTCTCCAACCGCTTTTCCACCTTCACCGGCAAGCAGGTGAAGGTGGAGAACGTCCGCTGGATCTGCTCCGACGACCTCCCCGCCCCCGAGCCCGACTCGGCCGCGGCGGAGGGGGAGGACGAGAACCCCGAGCCGTAGGCGCATCGCCCAACCCTTCCGCGTCGGCCCATCCCGCCGCCGCCCGCGCGAAACATCCGTCCTTGACGCGGGGGGAAGCCCGGGCCTACTCTGCACCATCTGCGTAACCGGTTACATCCCGCTTCCCTCCGGTGTTTTCCGTGGCACGACCGTTTCTCTCCCCCGCGGCCGGCGGCGCGTCCGCGCGCGTGACCATCAAGGACGTGGCGCGGGCCGCGGGCGTCTCCGTGGCCACGGTGTCGCGGGTGCTGAACGCCAGCGGCGCGGTGGCCGGCGAGACGCGCGACCG
This DNA window, taken from Longimicrobium sp., encodes the following:
- a CDS encoding ATP-binding protein; the encoded protein is MEHHQSGATHRQGRDGTQFALELPSDLRLIDGAIGYLATRLRDYGYEGSRLTLNFRVGVSEALANAMIYGNGRDPAKKVRVEVDLRLEHVTVVVHDQGNGFDPGSIPDPTLPENLEEPGGRGIFLIRELMDEVDFAGCGNCVRLVLYRHEPLSRAS
- a CDS encoding STAS domain-containing protein translates to MSFRTSKQNGVVVVDVDGQLIVGNRQELKQKVLDELEGGERKFLIDFTNTGYIDSSGLGVLVSLSKKIREQSGELRLANLNEDLRTLFELTKLDTLFNIADSRDAALSAF
- the pta gene encoding phosphate acetyltransferase; this encodes MDFLASIRSRARDRLRKLVFPEGHDARTLEAVARVAADGLAIPLVIGGDLTRADLDDLGVVDVEVVDPATDPRRAELAARLFERRKAKGMTEEEALRAVADPLLYGALMVGAGHVDGSVSGAANTTGDVIRAALYGVGPAAGIRTVSSSFYMVVPPFRSGETEVLTFTDGAVVPDPTAGQLADIAIAAAEARPRIVGDAPRVAFLSYSTAGSAQGPSIDKVREALAIFRQKAPDIAADGELQVDAALIESIGAKKAPGSRVAGQANILVFPDLDAGNIAYKLVQRLAHAEAIGPLLQGLAKPCNDLSRGATVEDIVNTACLTSLMAA
- a CDS encoding DUF433 domain-containing protein; amino-acid sequence: MQMTSVIHKDPDILGGTPVFVGTRVPLKTLIDYLESGLPLDEFLDDFPTVSREQAIAALKEAREALSDRARAA
- the coaD gene encoding pantetheine-phosphate adenylyltransferase, which gives rise to MSDRIALVPGSFDPITLGHEDIVRRALALADRVIVAVGHSAQSQKQGMFTVDERVALIREVFADEPRVEAAAFQGLLVDFARSRGAGLVVKGLRTVGDFEYEMQMALMNRRLLPELDTVFLAPDPAHAFVSATLIRQIATLGGDVAPFVSPAVLARIHAKLGGARSPGVWT
- the rsmD gene encoding 16S rRNA (guanine(966)-N(2))-methyltransferase RsmD, yielding MRIVAGTWGGRTIQAPPGRGTRPTTDRVREAWMSIVSPGLGGARVLDLFAGSGALGLEALSRGASHCTFVEQDAKALAALKANVKALDAADRVDVFRTDAVKFAAALGPGAYDLALADPPYGKGFARQLAEAFAAAPFAALLCIEHGKDDVLPDLPGARSRRYGDTWLTFIPAPE
- the recJ gene encoding single-stranded-DNA-specific exonuclease RecJ, giving the protein MQPPLQATRRWVFPAAPDAARVDRLSRELRLPPALCRLLVQRGFGEPDSVREFLRPHEGQIHAPQSLAGMGDAVERIVRAIRAGETVLVHGDYDVDGICSTALFVRALGMMGAKALPFVPHRLQDGYDLSDAGIREAQRIGAALILTGDCGIVAHDAVERACSLGIDVIVTDHHTPGPTLPACVAVVNPNRADCPYPDKSLAGVGVAYKVCCAVADALAFPRARLHAFLDLVAVATIADLAPLTGENRALVRWGLKVLPQTPNPGLRALLKITGLLDKGDVSASQVGYVLAPRINAVGRMGEALRGVRLLLTDDDREAHEIALQLETENRWRQSVDGETLKQAMQVLERTFDPARDWGVVLAEQDWHPGVIGIVASRVVERIHRPTVLIALKGDEDGKGSARSIPGFHLYEAMRACSGHLARFGGHRMAAGCSIRPDRVDAFRADFNAHAHSVLDPDRLIPEVRIDLEVELHHADENLARMLRHAGPFGMGNATPVFAARRVGVVGDPRVVGEKHLKLTLGAQGRTMDAIGFGMAERGREPWVAGGPLDVAFRLEENHYNGRASLQAKIVDLRPAQ